Proteins encoded within one genomic window of Lactococcus garvieae:
- the gatA gene encoding Asp-tRNA(Asn)/Glu-tRNA(Gln) amidotransferase subunit GatA, whose product MSLNDKTIKELHELLVNKEVSAVELTRATLEDVNAREAAMGSFISVLDEKALAQAAAIDARGIDASKLTDGIPLAVKDNIVTKDIETTAASKILSGFVPPYDATVVEKLYDNGMVIIGKANMDEFAMGGSGETSSIKPTHNAWDQTKVPGGSSSGSASAVASGQVRLSLGSDTGGSIRQPASFSGIVGLKPTYGRVSRYGLIAFSSSLDQIGPFASTVEENAQLLNVISGADAKDATSSEIAVPDFTSKIGQDIKGMKIALPKEYFGEGIDPAVKEQIMTAAKHLESLGAIVEEVSLPHSKYGVAVYYIIASSEASSNLQRFDGIRYGYRADNIENLEDVYVKSRSEGFGDEVKRRIMLGTFSLSAGAYDKHFKKAGQVRSLIIDDFNKVFADYDLILGPTAPTVAFGFDEKSKDPVQMYLSDILTIPVNLAGLPGISIPAGYVEGLPVGMQLIGKRYDEETIYQVAAAFEATTDHHKKKPIIFTEGGAK is encoded by the coding sequence ATGTCATTGAACGATAAAACAATTAAAGAACTGCATGAACTCTTAGTTAATAAAGAAGTCTCAGCCGTTGAACTGACACGTGCTACACTTGAAGATGTTAACGCTCGTGAGGCAGCAATGGGAAGCTTTATTTCTGTTTTAGACGAAAAAGCTTTAGCTCAAGCAGCAGCTATTGATGCGCGTGGTATTGATGCGTCTAAATTAACAGATGGTATTCCTTTGGCTGTGAAAGATAATATTGTTACTAAGGACATTGAAACAACAGCCGCTAGCAAGATACTCTCAGGTTTTGTTCCCCCTTATGATGCAACTGTAGTTGAAAAGCTTTATGATAATGGTATGGTAATTATTGGTAAGGCTAATATGGATGAATTTGCGATGGGTGGTTCTGGAGAAACTTCCTCTATTAAGCCAACACATAATGCTTGGGACCAAACCAAAGTTCCAGGGGGCTCATCATCAGGTTCAGCAAGTGCGGTTGCGAGTGGGCAAGTACGACTTTCATTAGGTTCTGATACAGGTGGTTCAATACGCCAACCTGCTTCATTTAGTGGTATTGTTGGTTTGAAACCAACGTATGGTCGTGTCTCACGTTATGGTTTAATTGCTTTTTCAAGCTCACTAGACCAAATTGGGCCTTTTGCATCTACTGTTGAAGAAAATGCACAACTTCTGAATGTTATCTCAGGCGCTGATGCTAAAGATGCAACAAGTTCAGAAATTGCTGTACCTGATTTTACTTCAAAAATTGGTCAAGACATCAAGGGGATGAAGATTGCTTTGCCTAAAGAATACTTTGGAGAAGGAATCGATCCAGCAGTGAAAGAGCAAATCATGACTGCTGCAAAACATTTGGAATCTTTAGGTGCCATTGTTGAAGAAGTAAGTTTGCCTCACAGCAAGTATGGTGTAGCAGTTTACTATATTATTGCTTCATCCGAAGCCAGCTCAAACCTCCAACGTTTTGATGGTATTCGCTATGGCTATCGTGCAGACAATATTGAAAATCTTGAAGATGTTTATGTTAAGTCTCGTTCAGAAGGTTTTGGTGATGAGGTTAAACGTCGAATCATGCTGGGTACATTTAGTTTATCTGCAGGTGCTTATGACAAACACTTTAAAAAAGCAGGTCAAGTGCGTAGCTTGATTATTGATGATTTTAATAAAGTATTTGCAGACTATGACTTGATTCTTGGCCCAACAGCACCAACGGTTGCTTTTGGTTTTGATGAAAAATCAAAAGACCCTGTACAAATGTATCTTTCAGATATTTTGACAATTCCAGTGAATCTTGCAGGCTTGCCAGGTATTTCGATTCCTGCTGGATACGTTGAGGGATTACCTGTGGGCATGCAATTGATTGGTAAACGTTATGATGAAGAAACAATTTACCAAGTAGCAGCAGCTTTTGAAGCAACTACTGACCATCATAAGAAAAAACCAATAATCTTTACAGAAGGAGGGGCAAAATAA
- the gatB gene encoding Asp-tRNA(Asn)/Glu-tRNA(Gln) amidotransferase subunit GatB, producing the protein MNFETVIGLEVHVELNTNSKIYSPTPAEFGSEPNVNTNVIDWGMPGVLPTLNKGVVVAGMKASLAMNMSIQKSMHFDRKNYFYPDNPKAYQISQADEPIGYNGSIEIELEDGTKSTVRIERAHIEEDAGKNTHGTDGYSYVDLNRQGVPLIEIVSEPDMRSAEEAYAYLTALRELILYTGISDVKMEEGSMRCDANISLRPYGQEEFGVKTEVKNMNSFSNVKKALAFEIDRQAKILRAGGEIRQETRRFDDKTGETILMRVKEGASDYRYFPEPDLPRIEISDEWIDEVRTELPEFAAARRVRYVEQMGLSEYDARQLTSSKDVSDFFEAAVKLGGDAKLVSNWLQGEVAQYLNTAHLELKEIKLTPENLTEMLRLIADGTISSKIAKKVFLELAKNGGSAEEFVKKAGLVQISDPAVLLPIIHEVFAKNEQSVSDYRGGKENAAKALVGQLMKATKGQANPTVAQKLLYQELDKN; encoded by the coding sequence ATGAATTTTGAAACAGTCATTGGACTTGAAGTCCACGTTGAGCTAAATACGAACTCAAAAATTTACAGCCCAACTCCAGCTGAATTTGGCTCTGAGCCGAATGTCAATACAAATGTGATTGACTGGGGAATGCCAGGTGTTCTCCCTACATTGAATAAAGGTGTTGTGGTTGCCGGTATGAAAGCTTCTCTTGCTATGAATATGTCGATTCAAAAGAGCATGCATTTTGACCGTAAGAATTACTTTTATCCTGATAATCCAAAAGCTTATCAAATTTCTCAAGCAGATGAACCTATCGGCTATAATGGTTCTATCGAAATTGAACTCGAAGATGGAACAAAATCAACTGTTCGCATTGAGCGTGCGCATATTGAGGAAGATGCAGGAAAAAATACTCATGGTACAGATGGCTACTCTTATGTTGACTTAAATCGTCAAGGTGTTCCCTTAATCGAAATCGTTTCAGAGCCAGATATGCGTAGTGCGGAAGAGGCTTATGCTTACTTAACTGCTTTACGTGAGTTGATTCTTTATACAGGAATTTCTGATGTGAAGATGGAAGAGGGTTCAATGCGTTGTGATGCGAATATCTCTTTGCGTCCTTATGGTCAAGAAGAGTTTGGCGTTAAAACAGAAGTTAAAAACATGAATTCTTTCAGTAATGTTAAGAAAGCTTTAGCTTTTGAGATTGACCGTCAAGCAAAAATCCTTCGTGCAGGTGGTGAAATCCGTCAAGAAACACGACGTTTCGATGATAAGACTGGAGAAACTATTTTGATGCGTGTTAAAGAAGGGGCTTCTGATTATCGTTACTTCCCAGAACCGGACTTGCCTCGTATTGAAATTTCAGATGAATGGATTGATGAAGTTCGTACTGAACTTCCAGAATTTGCGGCAGCACGTCGTGTACGTTATGTGGAACAAATGGGACTCAGTGAATATGATGCCCGTCAATTGACAAGCTCTAAGGATGTTTCAGACTTTTTTGAAGCTGCAGTTAAATTGGGTGGGGATGCCAAGTTAGTCTCTAACTGGCTCCAAGGTGAAGTTGCTCAGTACTTGAATACAGCACATCTTGAACTCAAAGAGATCAAGCTGACCCCAGAAAACTTAACAGAAATGTTGCGTTTGATTGCAGATGGAACAATTTCATCAAAAATCGCCAAGAAAGTTTTCCTTGAATTAGCCAAAAATGGCGGATCTGCTGAAGAGTTTGTTAAGAAAGCTGGATTAGTTCAAATTTCTGATCCTGCAGTACTTTTGCCAATTATTCATGAAGTATTCGCCAAAAATGAGCAATCTGTATCTGATTACCGTGGAGGTAAGGAGAATGCAGCTAAAGCTTTGGTTGGTCAATTGATGAAAGCTACAAAAGGACAAGCTAACCCAACAGTAGCACAAAAACTTCTCTATCAAGAATTAGATAAAAACTAA
- a CDS encoding MATE family efflux transporter, with protein sequence MKDLTRGNILKGLIAFTLPLLLGNFFQVLYNTADTLIVGQTLGKNALASVGATGSINFLIVGFAQGMTAGLTIITAQRFGAKDAHAVKKSFITGLYFTIAISLLLSLLSVIFVGQLLQLMQTPAEIYEGAHTFLSIMLGGLTATTLYAYYSNALRALGDSKTPLYALIVASILNIGFEYFAILVLHLGLAGASAATILAQCISVLYLVLHIKRKVPELHLNRKLLLYDVKEIREHARLSIPMGFQSSIIAIGSITLQVALNTMGTNAVATQAIVSKIDQIAMLPMMSIGLAMATFGAQNYGARQYRRINQGLFRALLIAVAWAIGFAVVLISLNYYFTTAFISPSQTAVIDMARHYYVVNGSFYWLLAILFVTRSTLQGLGNARIPTICGVMELLMRAAVAIIGVSLLDYTVIISSNPAAWIGSTAILIPTTIRMVRRFSQENTEEKIVLN encoded by the coding sequence ATGAAAGACTTAACAAGAGGAAATATCCTCAAAGGTTTAATCGCCTTCACACTCCCCCTACTTTTAGGAAACTTTTTTCAAGTTCTCTATAACACCGCAGATACCCTCATCGTTGGACAAACTTTAGGTAAAAATGCTTTGGCCTCCGTTGGTGCCACTGGATCGATTAACTTTTTAATCGTTGGTTTTGCCCAAGGTATGACCGCTGGCTTAACGATTATCACAGCTCAACGGTTTGGTGCCAAAGATGCGCATGCCGTTAAAAAGTCCTTTATAACCGGACTTTATTTCACGATAGCTATTTCCCTTCTTCTTAGCCTCCTGTCTGTCATCTTTGTCGGACAACTCCTGCAGCTTATGCAGACACCCGCTGAAATATACGAAGGGGCACATACCTTTTTAAGTATTATGTTGGGCGGTCTTACAGCAACAACTCTTTACGCTTACTATTCAAATGCGTTGCGCGCTTTAGGCGATTCTAAAACTCCACTCTATGCGCTCATTGTTGCTAGTATTTTGAATATTGGTTTTGAGTATTTTGCCATCCTTGTTCTACATTTAGGTTTAGCTGGTGCGAGTGCTGCGACTATTTTGGCTCAATGTATCTCCGTCCTTTATCTGGTTTTACATATTAAACGGAAAGTTCCGGAGCTACACCTTAACCGCAAACTGCTCCTCTATGATGTTAAAGAAATTCGTGAACACGCGCGTCTCAGTATCCCGATGGGTTTCCAATCCAGTATCATCGCTATTGGATCTATTACTTTGCAAGTTGCCCTCAATACGATGGGCACAAATGCTGTCGCCACACAGGCAATCGTCTCTAAAATAGATCAAATTGCAATGCTGCCGATGATGTCGATTGGCTTAGCTATGGCTACCTTTGGTGCGCAAAACTATGGGGCTAGACAGTACCGACGTATTAATCAAGGGCTTTTTCGAGCTCTACTCATCGCTGTTGCTTGGGCTATTGGCTTTGCAGTGGTGTTGATTAGCTTGAATTACTACTTCACGACCGCTTTTATCTCTCCAAGTCAAACAGCTGTAATTGATATGGCACGGCATTACTATGTGGTTAACGGAAGTTTCTACTGGCTTCTCGCCATACTCTTTGTTACTCGCTCAACATTACAAGGTTTAGGTAATGCTCGAATACCAACCATTTGTGGTGTAATGGAACTGCTCATGCGTGCAGCAGTCGCGATTATTGGGGTTAGCCTGCTAGATTATACCGTAATCATTTCCTCTAATCCCGCTGCTTGGATTGGTTCCACAGCTATTCTAATTCCTACTACTATTCGAATGGTTCGTCGCTTTAGTCAAGAAAATACAGAAGAAAAAATCGTTCTTAATTGA
- a CDS encoding cold-shock protein, producing the protein MAQGTVKWFNATKGFGFITTEEGNDVFVHFSAIQTDGFKTLDEGQKVNFDLEEGPRGPQAINVTK; encoded by the coding sequence ATGGCACAAGGAACTGTAAAATGGTTTAACGCTACTAAAGGTTTTGGTTTCATTACTACTGAAGAAGGCAACGATGTATTCGTCCACTTCTCAGCTATCCAAACTGATGGATTCAAAACTCTTGATGAAGGCCAAAAAGTTAACTTTGATCTTGAAGAAGGCCCACGTGGACCTCAAGCAATCAATGTTACTAAATAA
- a CDS encoding 5-formyltetrahydrofolate cyclo-ligase, producing MEKKALIRKEMINLLKSFDFADKSHQGQIILEKLLYSKKWKAAKSVALYMPQEFEFDLKLLFEQENKQILIPKTLENRQMIFAKYDKNDLERTKFGILEPRSKQAEIPDLILVPGLAWNHQGDRIGFGAGYYDRYLANFKGQTASVCYDFQQINFDPEPHDIRVGEIFTYEH from the coding sequence ATGGAAAAGAAAGCGCTAATACGAAAAGAAATGATAAATTTACTGAAAAGTTTTGATTTTGCTGACAAAAGCCATCAAGGTCAAATTATTCTGGAAAAACTTCTTTATTCTAAGAAGTGGAAAGCGGCGAAAAGCGTTGCCCTGTATATGCCTCAGGAGTTTGAATTTGATTTAAAGCTGTTGTTTGAACAAGAGAATAAACAAATTCTTATCCCAAAAACGTTAGAAAATCGCCAAATGATATTTGCAAAATATGACAAAAATGACTTAGAACGGACAAAATTTGGTATACTAGAACCTAGGTCTAAACAGGCTGAAATTCCTGATTTGATTTTAGTGCCAGGTTTGGCATGGAATCATCAAGGCGATCGAATTGGTTTTGGCGCGGGATATTATGATCGTTATTTGGCTAACTTCAAAGGACAAACAGCGAGTGTTTGTTATGATTTTCAGCAAATAAATTTTGACCCAGAACCTCACGATATTAGGGTAGGAGAAATATTTACTTATGAACATTAA
- a CDS encoding rhomboid family intramembrane serine protease has protein sequence MNINMIKKDFMKHKATYILSLLTTMVWLYQFFRYGLAATNAINLFNTGALFPPAILDDPTQIWRLVTPIFVHIGWTHFLMNTLTLFFIGRQVEAVFGSLNFSLIYILSGIFGNAVTFLFSPNTLSAGASTSIFGLFAAIAGIGFFTGHPLLKQIGKTFTVLIVINLFFNLFNLSSVNIWSHVGGALGGLLLAPVFPPKYFKNSVPMQNRILSGVTVVVLFIVLLVLPFIK, from the coding sequence ATGAACATTAATATGATAAAAAAAGACTTTATGAAGCATAAAGCGACTTATATTTTATCGTTACTCACAACAATGGTTTGGTTGTATCAATTCTTTAGATATGGATTGGCAGCTACGAATGCTATCAATCTTTTTAATACTGGAGCACTCTTTCCTCCAGCTATTCTTGATGACCCTACTCAGATATGGCGTCTCGTTACACCAATTTTTGTCCATATTGGCTGGACGCACTTTTTGATGAATACTTTGACTCTCTTTTTTATCGGTCGCCAAGTGGAAGCTGTTTTTGGTAGCCTTAACTTTAGCTTGATTTATATTTTATCAGGAATATTTGGAAATGCTGTAACTTTCCTCTTCTCGCCTAATACTTTATCAGCTGGAGCATCAACATCAATATTTGGTCTTTTTGCAGCCATTGCAGGGATTGGTTTCTTTACAGGTCATCCTTTGCTTAAGCAGATTGGTAAAACTTTTACCGTTTTGATTGTTATAAATCTTTTCTTTAATTTGTTTAATTTGAGTTCGGTAAATATTTGGTCTCATGTCGGTGGTGCCCTTGGCGGTTTGCTTTTAGCACCCGTTTTTCCACCGAAATATTTCAAAAATTCTGTACCAATGCAAAATCGCATTTTATCGGGAGTTACGGTTGTGGTTCTCTTTATCGTACTCCTTGTTTTGCCTTTTATAAAATAG
- a CDS encoding dUTP diphosphatase — protein sequence MKTRGFELVSKYENEGIELPIRATRHAAGYDLSVAEKTTIKPGEIKLVSTGLKAYMQAGEVLYLYDRSSNPRKKGLILINSVGVIDGDYYNNSGNEGEIFAQMKNITEAEVVLEKGERIVQAVFMPFLVADGDEEVVKTTRMGGFGSTGR from the coding sequence ATGAAAACACGTGGCTTTGAACTTGTAAGCAAATACGAAAATGAAGGAATAGAGTTGCCGATACGAGCAACTCGTCATGCAGCAGGATATGATTTATCTGTGGCTGAAAAGACAACCATTAAACCTGGAGAAATCAAACTCGTGTCTACAGGACTCAAGGCTTATATGCAAGCTGGAGAAGTGCTTTACCTGTACGACCGCTCATCAAATCCTCGTAAAAAAGGTTTAATTCTGATTAACTCCGTAGGTGTTATTGATGGAGATTACTATAATAATTCAGGAAATGAAGGCGAAATATTTGCTCAAATGAAAAATATTACCGAAGCTGAAGTTGTACTGGAAAAAGGGGAAAGAATTGTCCAAGCAGTATTTATGCCCTTTTTAGTAGCCGATGGAGATGAAGAAGTGGTTAAAACTACACGTATGGGCGGCTTTGGATCTACAGGAAGATAA
- a CDS encoding YutD family protein, whose amino-acid sequence MPKEIDESKLNYNRFPGERVIATKDIVKVGGKTFHLVYNYREGFDTEKLEQRFSDIFDKYDYIVGDWGFEQLRLKGFFSTSRKKMQSENKIDRLEDYINEYCNYGCAYFVLRRVRSQDEAYTSERVFEDKPRHPKFDKPRRRNNRNKNRNSQEKQKKNEKKTFEIRDKSDKKPQKIRKNENNEKKSQSKSNFVIRERPKKIN is encoded by the coding sequence GTGCCAAAAGAAATTGATGAATCAAAATTAAATTATAACCGGTTTCCAGGTGAACGTGTTATTGCGACCAAGGATATTGTTAAAGTGGGTGGTAAGACCTTTCACTTAGTTTACAATTATCGAGAAGGCTTTGATACTGAGAAGTTAGAACAACGTTTCAGTGATATTTTTGATAAATATGACTACATTGTGGGTGACTGGGGTTTTGAGCAGCTTCGTTTAAAAGGTTTCTTTTCAACCAGTAGAAAAAAGATGCAGTCTGAAAATAAAATAGACCGTCTAGAAGACTACATCAATGAGTATTGTAATTATGGCTGTGCCTATTTTGTTTTACGTCGCGTGCGTTCACAGGATGAAGCCTATACTTCTGAGCGTGTGTTTGAAGATAAGCCACGTCATCCAAAATTTGACAAGCCACGTCGTCGGAACAATCGTAATAAAAATCGTAATAGTCAAGAAAAACAAAAGAAAAATGAGAAAAAAACTTTTGAAATCCGCGACAAATCAGACAAGAAACCTCAGAAAATAAGAAAGAATGAGAACAATGAGAAAAAATCTCAATCAAAATCTAATTTTGTAATAAGGGAACGTCCCAAAAAAATAAATTAG
- the rlmN gene encoding 23S rRNA (adenine(2503)-C(2))-methyltransferase RlmN: MEKQTIYGLTRDQLIAWAIENDEKKFRATQVWDWLYRKRVQTFEEMTNLSKDFIAKLNEHFIMNPLEQVVVQESEDGTVKYLFMLPDKMMIETVLMRQSYGLSVCVTTQVGCNMGCTFCASGILKKERDVTAGEIVAQIMLVQKYFDEKGLDERVSHVVVMGIGEPFDNYVNLMNFLRTINDDNGLAIGARHITVSTCGFMPAKIKEFANENLQVNLAISLHAPNNDLRTSLMRITRSAPLEKLFEAIDYYTETTNRRVTYEYIMLSGENDTPEIAQELADLIKPRNKLSYVNLIPYNPVAEHIKYERSTRSDTTKFYDVLKKNGINCVVRQEHGTDIDAACGQLRSKQIRKNKEK, translated from the coding sequence ATGGAAAAGCAAACAATTTATGGCCTAACACGTGATCAACTTATAGCTTGGGCAATTGAAAATGATGAAAAAAAATTTCGTGCAACGCAGGTATGGGATTGGCTCTATAGAAAACGTGTCCAAACTTTTGAAGAAATGACAAACTTATCAAAGGATTTCATCGCTAAGTTGAACGAACACTTCATTATGAATCCATTAGAACAGGTCGTCGTGCAAGAATCAGAAGATGGTACAGTTAAATACCTCTTTATGCTGCCCGACAAGATGATGATTGAAACAGTGCTTATGCGTCAGTCATATGGCTTATCTGTTTGTGTAACAACACAAGTAGGCTGTAATATGGGTTGTACTTTTTGTGCCTCAGGTATTTTGAAAAAAGAACGCGATGTCACAGCAGGTGAGATAGTCGCACAAATTATGCTGGTGCAAAAGTACTTTGACGAAAAAGGTTTAGACGAACGTGTATCCCATGTTGTTGTTATGGGTATCGGTGAACCGTTTGACAACTATGTAAACTTGATGAATTTTTTACGTACCATTAATGATGATAACGGCTTGGCTATTGGTGCGCGCCATATTACAGTGTCAACCTGTGGTTTCATGCCTGCAAAAATCAAAGAATTTGCAAATGAAAATCTACAAGTGAATCTAGCAATCTCTTTACATGCACCTAATAATGATTTACGTACAAGCCTTATGCGTATTACACGAAGTGCTCCACTCGAAAAGCTTTTTGAAGCTATTGATTACTATACTGAAACAACAAACCGTCGTGTAACTTATGAATATATTATGCTTTCTGGAGAAAATGATACACCGGAAATTGCTCAAGAACTTGCTGACTTGATTAAGCCGCGAAATAAACTTTCTTATGTCAATTTGATTCCCTATAATCCTGTTGCAGAACACATAAAATATGAACGTTCAACAAGAAGTGATACGACAAAATTTTATGATGTGCTCAAGAAAAATGGTATCAACTGTGTGGTGCGCCAAGAGCACGGTACAGACATTGATGCTGCCTGCGGTCAACTCCGCAGTAAACAGATTAGAAAAAATAAAGAAAAATAA